The Actinomyces sp. oral taxon 414 genome has a segment encoding these proteins:
- a CDS encoding protein phosphatase 2C domain-containing protein: MVVYACKYDIIASIALGTIFVATPLILHIISPSLQIFSNKIRENKRKDDLPEENTDDRRINYNSPGPQQLLREEIQVEAFDSAPAYDTAIVELRSSHSTRPELAAGFISISGLMVWGASRRGRSHVNNDIPRQDSFSIRAIPDGLVAAVADGVGSTEFAERASEAAVAACMRFNWFAPRSEDDWNDEVMKAIDSISQAIMSAVRNLPYNKKRPPSTTIAAAIVTRSSRGYILDWFSIGDSAIMIIPFDGSGQIDTINKAPLANSPATAALPRLSQKFWIERGHGICIDLDSSTLVLATDGCFKPMYQCPGPYIQNFSNIVHDVADASHLLAAIRQDGAGHADDSTAILISATGD, translated from the coding sequence GTGGTCGTCTATGCATGCAAGTATGATATCATCGCATCCATAGCTCTCGGCACAATTTTTGTCGCAACCCCTCTGATTCTTCATATTATTTCCCCATCTTTGCAAATCTTCTCAAATAAGATACGCGAAAACAAACGAAAAGACGATCTTCCGGAAGAAAATACGGACGACCGTCGGATCAATTATAATTCGCCCGGGCCACAACAGCTGTTGCGTGAAGAAATTCAGGTCGAAGCATTTGATTCAGCACCTGCCTATGACACCGCCATCGTCGAACTTCGTTCGTCGCACAGCACCCGTCCTGAGTTAGCAGCCGGATTCATCAGCATTTCCGGTCTGATGGTATGGGGCGCCAGTAGGCGTGGACGGTCGCACGTCAACAATGACATACCTCGTCAGGACTCCTTCAGTATTCGTGCTATACCTGACGGACTTGTGGCCGCTGTTGCCGATGGCGTGGGCAGCACGGAATTCGCAGAAAGAGCATCAGAAGCGGCAGTTGCCGCATGCATGAGATTCAACTGGTTCGCTCCTCGTTCTGAAGATGATTGGAATGACGAAGTCATGAAGGCGATCGATTCGATATCTCAAGCTATCATGAGTGCGGTCAGGAACCTTCCATATAATAAAAAACGGCCTCCCAGTACTACGATAGCTGCAGCAATAGTCACACGATCCTCAAGAGGATACATACTGGACTGGTTCAGTATCGGTGATTCGGCAATCATGATCATTCCATTCGACGGTTCGGGGCAGATCGACACCATCAACAAGGCCCCGCTCGCGAATAGCCCCGCAACAGCGGCCCTACCACGACTTTCCCAGAAATTTTGGATAGAACGCGGACACGGTATTTGCATCGATTTGGATTCGAGTACCCTTGTCCTAGCGACGGACGGCTGCTTTAAACCCATGTATCAATGTCCCGGACCTTATATTCAAAATTTTTCCAATATTGTTCACGATGTTGCTGATGCGAGTCATTTGCTTGCGGCGATACGCCAAGACGGCGCTGGCCACGCCGACGATTCTACAGCGATACTTATCTCTGCAACAGGAGACTAG
- a CDS encoding septum formation family protein — protein sequence MKDLHGDYFLLKIYNDSALKGINIGALRSLIQWRQDLSKQDRDFLDEHAAWPRELVYDGRDFIGTMIQVAPEVFWRIKNGEKEPRGGSAATSTLKNGEFFNHANRLRIMGSLLSVILWFHEHEVVVGDIHLGNYLIGSDGSVMLIDMDSVWLGGTHAFSFTENPSYAAPFDKKGIFTKRTDLYKYALVAIRTISQNTSALKLNCCSDLIAVDQAEILDDWLNGRSVDGGLSKLLAEEWIACVDKKSGREYIYTNKSALKMHSNEQKSRIRAAALPFDTHTRKLNPDNAGPGVTEPPSESDVIHHAYSRPYNTDRRRMLRAETAPWPDKTTSGAKPRRTSSRTRIAVTISILILILTFIAFVFLGNRIPGKLGDFATDLRSRIEKIISNEKTVTSTTTSLTHVTDLQVGDCYNEPDPASTTTNDDGKRQVGSVEVVDCEVPHQHEVYNNYKITLSTFPDSSTMQSQIQTACYSSFEDYVGKSYDESQYEASTLTPTENSWAQGDRTITCTLVTKDNSLITGSLKGAAK from the coding sequence GTGAAAGATCTGCATGGAGATTATTTTCTTCTTAAGATCTACAACGATTCCGCTCTGAAGGGGATCAACATTGGAGCGCTTAGATCGCTAATACAATGGCGGCAGGATCTTTCCAAGCAAGATCGAGATTTTCTTGATGAGCACGCCGCTTGGCCTCGAGAGCTGGTTTACGATGGGAGGGATTTCATCGGAACCATGATTCAAGTGGCACCTGAGGTGTTCTGGCGGATCAAGAATGGGGAAAAGGAACCCAGAGGTGGTTCCGCCGCTACGAGCACCTTGAAAAATGGAGAATTTTTCAACCATGCCAATAGACTTCGTATCATGGGTTCGTTACTGTCTGTCATATTATGGTTTCACGAACATGAGGTAGTGGTCGGGGACATTCACCTGGGCAATTACCTGATCGGATCAGACGGATCGGTGATGCTGATCGACATGGATAGCGTCTGGTTGGGTGGAACGCACGCCTTTAGTTTTACTGAGAATCCCAGTTATGCGGCCCCATTCGATAAAAAAGGAATTTTTACTAAGCGCACTGATCTCTACAAGTATGCTCTCGTAGCGATCAGAACGATCTCACAGAACACTTCTGCTTTGAAATTGAACTGCTGCTCGGATTTGATTGCCGTAGATCAGGCAGAAATACTCGACGACTGGCTTAATGGAAGATCTGTTGATGGAGGACTCAGCAAACTTCTGGCTGAGGAATGGATTGCATGTGTAGACAAAAAAAGTGGACGTGAATATATTTACACGAATAAGAGTGCATTGAAAATGCACTCAAATGAGCAAAAATCCCGGATCCGTGCGGCCGCGCTCCCATTCGATACGCATACCCGAAAACTAAATCCTGACAATGCGGGCCCTGGCGTAACGGAGCCGCCCTCCGAATCGGATGTTATTCATCATGCATATTCTCGGCCCTACAACACGGACCGCCGCCGGATGCTCCGCGCAGAGACGGCCCCCTGGCCCGATAAGACCACAAGTGGGGCGAAGCCACGAAGAACCTCTTCGCGGACACGAATAGCGGTCACGATTTCTATCCTGATCCTGATCCTGACTTTCATTGCTTTCGTGTTTCTGGGGAACCGAATTCCCGGAAAATTAGGAGACTTCGCCACGGATTTACGTTCAAGAATTGAGAAAATTATCTCGAACGAAAAGACTGTAACATCAACAACGACATCGCTGACACACGTCACCGATCTCCAGGTCGGCGACTGCTACAACGAGCCGGACCCCGCGAGCACCACCACCAACGACGACGGCAAGCGCCAGGTCGGCAGCGTCGAGGTCGTCGACTGCGAGGTCCCCCACCAGCACGAGGTCTACAACAACTACAAGATCACCCTGTCGACCTTCCCGGACTCGAGCACCATGCAGTCGCAGATCCAGACGGCCTGCTACAGCTCCTTCGAGGACTACGTGGGGAAGTCCTACGATGAGAGCCAGTACGAGGCGTCCACCCTGACCCCGACCGAAAACTCCTGGGCCCAGGGCGACCGCACCATCACCTGCACTCTCGTGACCAAGGACAACTCCCTGATCACCGGCTCCCTCAAGGGCGCAGCCAAGTAA
- a CDS encoding vWA domain-containing protein, translated as MVDSWEAWPFYIVCDVSSSMHDHKFSEYWGSEVSPWRRLFSATREVVSELSDNEDVRQQVHLSVVEFADRAETILKLTRLDQEGLLVPNFSKGGITDFAAVWKHLSKLIPEDQKELASTGFKSRRPTIFFITDGKPDLGEENRKQTTNEWKKHVYAMRRAIGDERLYPRIIAIGLGGMSNESVLWELHSKSPHGAAVIPYDINEVSVIVEAVTKQIISSIVHSSRGGEFVWDVPEGMKNLCNLTAH; from the coding sequence GTGGTGGACAGTTGGGAGGCCTGGCCGTTCTATATTGTCTGCGACGTCTCATCGTCCATGCACGATCATAAGTTCTCCGAGTATTGGGGCAGTGAGGTATCGCCGTGGCGACGGCTGTTCTCGGCCACACGCGAAGTAGTCTCTGAGCTCAGTGATAACGAGGATGTTCGACAGCAGGTGCATCTCTCCGTCGTAGAGTTCGCAGACAGGGCGGAGACGATTTTGAAACTGACCCGACTCGATCAAGAGGGCCTCCTCGTGCCAAATTTCTCGAAAGGCGGGATCACCGATTTCGCCGCGGTATGGAAGCATCTTTCCAAACTTATCCCCGAGGATCAGAAGGAGCTCGCTTCCACCGGATTCAAATCGAGACGACCCACAATATTCTTCATCACCGACGGAAAACCTGACCTTGGGGAGGAGAACCGCAAGCAGACCACTAACGAATGGAAGAAGCATGTGTACGCTATGCGTCGAGCTATTGGCGACGAGAGGCTCTACCCTCGCATCATAGCCATCGGTCTCGGCGGAATGTCCAACGAAAGCGTGCTGTGGGAACTTCACAGTAAGAGCCCTCATGGAGCCGCCGTGATCCCCTATGATATCAACGAGGTATCCGTCATAGTGGAAGCGGTCACCAAACAGATCATAAGCTCCATCGTTCATTCGTCGAGAGGGGGAGAATTCGTGTGGGACGTTCCCGAAGGGATGAAGAATCTGTGCAACCTGACCGCCCACTGA